In bacterium, one DNA window encodes the following:
- a CDS encoding glucose-1-phosphate thymidylyltransferase, with amino-acid sequence MSEELKPAALFDLDATAYGEFLAALEWPWDALKGIGALARELLRGVREGEIMPGAYVLGDDVDIGPGTVVEPGAVIRGPTVIGADCEIRAGAYIRGNAVVADRCVVGNSTELKNALMLEGAHAPHFNYVGDSVLGLRANLGAGVKLSNWKVAANKKVKIAVGGKLIDTGLDKFGAILGDDVEIGCNSVTNPGTVVGPRTIIYANCNVRGFVPADSVLKLRQQQDVVARRRV; translated from the coding sequence ATGAGCGAGGAGCTGAAGCCTGCGGCGCTATTCGACCTGGACGCTACGGCCTACGGGGAGTTCCTCGCCGCGCTGGAGTGGCCGTGGGACGCGTTGAAGGGAATCGGCGCGCTGGCGCGCGAGCTCTTGCGCGGCGTTCGCGAGGGCGAGATTATGCCCGGCGCGTACGTCCTGGGCGACGACGTGGATATAGGGCCCGGCACGGTGGTGGAGCCGGGCGCCGTCATCAGAGGCCCCACGGTTATCGGCGCCGACTGCGAAATTCGCGCGGGCGCGTACATCCGCGGCAACGCCGTCGTCGCGGACCGCTGCGTCGTCGGCAACTCCACCGAGCTCAAGAACGCGCTCATGCTCGAGGGCGCCCACGCGCCCCACTTCAACTACGTCGGCGACAGCGTTCTGGGCCTGCGCGCCAACCTGGGCGCCGGCGTCAAGCTCTCCAACTGGAAGGTGGCCGCGAACAAGAAGGTAAAGATTGCCGTGGGCGGGAAGCTTATCGATACCGGCCTCGACAAGTTCGGCGCCATCCTCGGCGACGACGTCGAGATAGGCTGCAACTCGGTGACGAACCCCGGGACCGTCGTCGGGCCGCGCACCATCATATACGCCAACTGCAACGTGCGTGGTTTCGTCCCCGCCGATTCGGTGTTAAAATTACGCCAGCAACAGGACGTCGTGGCTCGGCGGCGCGTGTAG
- a CDS encoding HAD family hydrolase, with product MPIAFVYFDLDDTLIDTTNAVVDAYAAALAEIRPAVVDAGCAPPSEAVEEELIGTFGSTMPDEYLAAWLYEAGVDADLRQELAARGTAIFTRLTSEIAPFPDAKPVLEWLAEEGIGRGVISDGRLEEQRAKLEQAGLARFIGPAFISEDYPVFKGKPSLAMFEDALAAANAPAAAVMYVGDRTKDVIGANLAGMVSARILQGWANRRPGGVKHFAAARPDYAIRNLGELPDVIRGHDRPEAA from the coding sequence TTGCCCATAGCTTTCGTATATTTCGACCTGGACGACACGTTGATAGACACGACGAACGCGGTGGTCGACGCGTACGCCGCGGCGCTGGCCGAGATAAGGCCGGCGGTCGTCGACGCGGGTTGCGCGCCGCCGTCCGAGGCCGTCGAGGAAGAGTTAATCGGTACCTTCGGCTCGACGATGCCGGACGAATACCTGGCCGCGTGGCTGTACGAGGCGGGCGTGGACGCGGACCTGAGACAAGAACTGGCCGCGCGCGGGACGGCGATATTCACGCGACTGACCAGCGAAATAGCGCCTTTCCCGGACGCCAAGCCGGTTTTGGAGTGGCTCGCGGAAGAGGGCATAGGCCGGGGCGTAATATCGGACGGCCGGCTCGAGGAGCAACGCGCGAAGCTCGAGCAAGCCGGCCTGGCGCGATTCATCGGCCCCGCCTTCATATCCGAGGATTACCCGGTGTTCAAAGGCAAACCCAGCCTGGCGATGTTCGAGGACGCGCTCGCCGCGGCGAACGCTCCGGCGGCGGCCGTGATGTACGTCGGCGACCGGACGAAGGACGTAATCGGCGCCAACCTCGCCGGCATGGTTTCGGCGCGGATATTGCAAGGTTGGGCCAACCGGCGACCCGGCGGGGTTAAGCATTTCGCCGCGGCGCGGCCGGATTACGCGATACGAAACCTGGGCGAGCTTCCGGACGTAATACGCGGCCACGACCGCCCGGAGGCGGCTTAG
- a CDS encoding tetratricopeptide repeat protein, producing the protein MGLELAFGKGRWMYWSILLAVLVAAGIIVARRKSPEEVARKRLVWGDAAQASGEYDQAIAFYKTAIDKDPTLWGAYFNLALAYEYVDEQKALAAWEEYLEVAAAEPSQEEWSAQARDHRGRLRAAPYFVRALELTEGADYEGARREYEAALKWRPADLDILKGAAANEVAAGDYAAAVRYYERALEAAPYSMNIRYDLALVYENFDKGKAAALYRELLEMSKTNAGITMEKLKDAQRRHAALAREGYRG; encoded by the coding sequence ATGGGCCTCGAGCTCGCGTTCGGCAAAGGCCGGTGGATGTACTGGTCGATATTGCTCGCGGTCCTCGTCGCGGCCGGTATAATTGTCGCGCGGCGCAAGTCGCCGGAGGAGGTTGCGCGCAAGAGGCTGGTATGGGGCGACGCCGCGCAGGCCTCGGGCGAATACGACCAGGCGATCGCGTTCTACAAGACCGCCATCGATAAAGACCCCACCCTGTGGGGCGCGTATTTCAACCTCGCGCTGGCGTACGAGTACGTAGACGAGCAGAAGGCGCTCGCGGCGTGGGAGGAATACCTCGAGGTGGCGGCGGCCGAGCCGTCTCAGGAGGAATGGTCGGCTCAAGCGCGCGACCACCGCGGCCGGCTCCGGGCGGCGCCCTATTTCGTCCGGGCGCTGGAATTGACGGAGGGGGCCGACTACGAAGGCGCGCGACGGGAGTACGAGGCGGCGCTGAAATGGAGGCCGGCGGACCTGGATATCCTAAAGGGCGCGGCCGCCAACGAGGTCGCGGCGGGCGATTACGCCGCCGCGGTTCGATACTACGAGCGGGCCCTCGAGGCGGCGCCCTATTCCATGAATATCCGGTACGACCTGGCCCTGGTCTACGAAAACTTCGACAAGGGTAAAGCGGCGGCGTTGTACCGGGAATTATTAGAGATGTCCAAGACGAACGCCGGCATAACGATGGAAAAATTAAAAGATGCCCAGCGGCGACACGCCGCGTTGGCGCGGGAGGGTTATCGCGGCTAG
- a CDS encoding tetratricopeptide repeat protein, translating to MPSGDTPRWRGRVIAARRLSRTFIAICAAAACAGAAPPDDEALVEAKMLEAEASFWAADYVAAELAFFETLMARPDDGRAHYYLGRIYQSRGLRGKAAEHYEAAAGPAYPETYFFLGLLYHDERRLEDAEARYRRYLEFYPDDAAAWFNLGVTLAAAGRPAEAEEAYLKVLTEDPRSVAALHNLAVLYHRRGDFRRAAFFWQRLLEVAPAGADAYYGLGLANYYAGDYADAAAAFNQGTRLEPLESRFFYQSGRVYFELKKYDLAVGLYKRAFELGYDEGDVAEGMGLAYEGWRRYDKATPLLRKAAELKGDEAGRAYAALGRIEREMGRPGAALADFYEAAARLEDAADVHNQIGELYLEADLATWAAEAFERATALEPSDLDFNYNLAVARERSEPSRAPEQWRRYLALAEGVPGEKRRAAEARERLERLLEGKNREATP from the coding sequence ATGCCCAGCGGCGACACGCCGCGTTGGCGCGGGAGGGTTATCGCGGCTAGGCGGCTGAGCCGGACGTTTATCGCTATCTGCGCCGCCGCGGCTTGCGCCGGCGCCGCGCCGCCCGACGACGAGGCCCTCGTGGAGGCGAAGATGCTGGAGGCCGAGGCCTCGTTCTGGGCGGCCGACTACGTGGCGGCGGAGCTGGCTTTCTTCGAGACTTTAATGGCGCGCCCCGACGACGGCCGGGCGCATTATTATTTAGGAAGAATATACCAATCGCGGGGCTTAAGGGGCAAAGCGGCCGAGCATTACGAGGCGGCGGCGGGGCCGGCGTACCCGGAGACTTATTTCTTTTTGGGCTTACTCTACCACGACGAGAGGCGGCTCGAGGACGCCGAGGCGCGATACCGTCGCTATTTGGAATTTTACCCGGACGACGCCGCGGCCTGGTTTAATCTCGGCGTCACCCTGGCCGCCGCGGGGCGACCGGCGGAGGCCGAGGAGGCGTACCTGAAGGTATTGACCGAGGACCCCCGCAGCGTCGCCGCGCTCCACAACCTCGCCGTCCTGTACCACCGCCGGGGGGATTTCCGCCGGGCGGCGTTCTTTTGGCAGCGCCTGTTGGAGGTGGCGCCGGCCGGCGCCGACGCCTATTACGGCCTGGGCCTCGCGAATTATTACGCCGGCGACTACGCGGATGCCGCCGCGGCCTTCAACCAGGGTACGCGGCTCGAGCCGCTGGAGAGCCGCTTTTTCTACCAATCGGGGCGCGTATATTTCGAGTTGAAGAAATACGACCTGGCGGTGGGGCTTTACAAGCGCGCGTTCGAGCTCGGCTACGACGAAGGGGACGTCGCGGAGGGTATGGGCCTGGCGTACGAGGGGTGGCGCCGATACGACAAAGCGACGCCGCTCTTGAGGAAAGCTGCGGAGCTCAAGGGGGACGAGGCGGGCCGCGCCTATGCGGCGTTGGGCCGGATAGAACGCGAGATGGGGCGGCCGGGCGCGGCGCTGGCGGATTTCTACGAAGCGGCCGCCAGGCTGGAAGACGCCGCCGACGTGCACAATCAAATCGGCGAGCTCTACCTGGAGGCGGACCTGGCGACGTGGGCCGCGGAGGCTTTCGAGCGGGCGACGGCGCTCGAGCCGTCCGACCTGGATTTCAACTACAACCTGGCGGTGGCGCGCGAGCGTTCGGAACCGTCCCGGGCGCCGGAGCAGT